A genomic segment from Modestobacter roseus encodes:
- a CDS encoding helix-turn-helix transcriptional regulator yields the protein MTAPSTAERMTRLLALVPYLQSRPDGVRLADAAADFGVPEAQLRRDLDLLWVCGLPGHGPGDLIDLAFEGDRVRVTFTAGMVRPLRLTTDEAVALIVALRTLLELPGLAEGEAVSRALAKVATAAGQPAEVAAPVAVSVGAGEESLPVVREGLERRRALHLRYYVPSRDERTDRVVDPMRLLLVDGHWYLEAWCRNVEGVRLFRLDRIDDVTVLDSPAAPPPQAQARDLESGLYQPSSDEPLVRLRLARAARWVADYYPVEEQAEVDDPPGGLAIAVRTADLGWARRLVASLGGAAVVDAPAGLAAQVAAEARAALARYDHRPTAD from the coding sequence ATGACCGCGCCGAGCACCGCGGAGCGGATGACCCGCCTGCTGGCCCTGGTGCCCTACCTGCAGTCGCGCCCGGACGGCGTCCGGCTGGCCGACGCCGCCGCCGACTTCGGGGTCCCGGAGGCCCAGCTGCGCCGGGACCTGGACCTGCTCTGGGTCTGCGGGCTGCCCGGCCACGGCCCCGGCGACCTGATCGACCTGGCGTTCGAGGGCGACCGGGTGCGGGTCACCTTCACCGCAGGCATGGTCCGCCCGCTGCGGCTGACCACCGACGAGGCGGTCGCGCTGATCGTGGCGCTGCGGACCCTGCTGGAGCTGCCCGGCCTGGCCGAGGGGGAGGCGGTCAGCCGCGCGTTGGCCAAGGTCGCCACCGCCGCCGGGCAGCCCGCGGAGGTCGCCGCACCGGTCGCGGTCAGCGTCGGGGCGGGGGAGGAGTCACTGCCCGTCGTCCGGGAGGGCCTGGAGCGCCGGCGCGCCCTTCACCTGCGCTACTACGTGCCCAGCCGCGACGAGCGCACCGACCGGGTGGTCGACCCGATGCGCCTGCTGCTGGTCGACGGCCACTGGTACCTGGAGGCCTGGTGCCGCAACGTCGAAGGGGTGCGGCTGTTCCGGCTGGACCGCATCGACGACGTCACCGTGCTCGACTCCCCGGCCGCCCCGCCGCCGCAGGCGCAGGCGCGTGACCTCGAGTCCGGTCTCTACCAGCCCAGCAGCGACGAGCCGCTGGTGCGCCTGCGCCTGGCCCGCGCCGCGCGCTGGGTGGCCGACTACTACCCGGTGGAGGAGCAGGCCGAGGTCGACGACCCGCCCGGCGGGCTGGCGATCGCGGTGCGGACGGCGGACCTGGGCTGGGCCCGGCGCCTGGTGGCCTCCCTGGGCGGCGCCGCCGTCGTCGACGCACCGGCCGGGCTGGCCGCCCAGGTGGCCGCCGAGGCCCGGGCCGCGCTGGCCCGGTACGACCACCGGCCGACGGCGGACTGA
- a CDS encoding helix-turn-helix transcriptional regulator, which produces MAAKRAERLVNLVIALLGTRQYVSAAKIRATVPGYEPDDGTDRADEAFKRMFERDKAELREIGVPLETGRTSVFDTEDGYRIARADYELPDITLTGEEAAALGLALRLWQSAQLAGAAQSALVKLRAAGVDVDPGRVLPIQPRLDAGEPAFEACYAAARDRRVLTFDYRRPDEQRPARRRVQPWGVVAWHGRWYLVGHDLDRAAPRVFRLSRVVGAPKASGPAGAFAPPADLDLASVVARSEQREEQVVVVRARPGTAIGLRRHATVLGRSDDGDDRLELRTTSPWALADELAAYGADVLVESPPRMRDAVVERLTRLAGLAEGA; this is translated from the coding sequence GTGGCAGCCAAGCGGGCGGAACGACTGGTGAACCTGGTCATCGCCCTGCTGGGCACCCGGCAGTACGTCTCGGCGGCCAAGATCCGCGCCACGGTGCCCGGCTACGAGCCCGACGACGGCACGGATCGCGCCGACGAGGCCTTCAAGCGGATGTTCGAGCGGGACAAGGCGGAGCTCCGCGAGATCGGCGTGCCGCTGGAGACCGGCCGCACCAGCGTCTTCGACACCGAGGACGGCTACCGGATCGCCCGCGCCGACTACGAGCTGCCCGACATCACCCTCACCGGTGAGGAGGCCGCCGCGCTGGGGCTGGCGCTGCGGCTGTGGCAGTCCGCCCAGCTGGCCGGCGCCGCCCAGAGCGCCCTGGTCAAGCTGCGCGCGGCCGGGGTGGACGTCGATCCGGGCCGGGTGCTGCCGATCCAGCCCCGCCTGGACGCCGGGGAGCCCGCGTTCGAGGCCTGCTACGCCGCCGCCCGCGACCGCCGGGTGCTGACCTTCGACTACCGCCGGCCCGACGAGCAGCGGCCCGCCCGCCGCCGGGTGCAGCCGTGGGGCGTGGTCGCCTGGCACGGCCGCTGGTACCTGGTGGGCCACGACCTGGACCGGGCGGCCCCGCGGGTCTTCCGGCTCTCCCGCGTGGTCGGCGCCCCGAAGGCCAGCGGCCCGGCCGGTGCCTTCGCGCCGCCGGCCGACCTCGACCTGGCGTCGGTGGTGGCCCGTTCCGAGCAGCGCGAGGAGCAGGTCGTCGTCGTCCGGGCCCGCCCGGGGACGGCGATCGGCCTGCGCCGGCACGCCACCGTCCTGGGTAGGAGCGACGACGGGGACGACCGGCTGGAGCTGCGCACGACCTCGCCGTGGGCGCTGGCCGACGAGCTCGCCGCCTACGGTGCCGACGTGCTCGTCGAGTCCCCGCCCCGGATGCGCGACGCGGTGGTCGAACGCCTCACCCGGCTCGCCGGCCTGGCGGAGGGGGCATGA
- a CDS encoding DUF3866 family protein: protein MTSSPSSPAPASRIRWRRGRVTELGRSWRDAQEMTVKVFDDEIRALAHPSLVGTPEIGDEVLLNTTAWAQKLGTGGYALVVAVPDRLPADPEGLGTPGAGHLVKGRYTPLQVTVQGVDEQDTEHHEAIAAAEDLGGMPVVVADLHSALPAVLAGVHVTDPALRVAYVMTDGGALPAAFSRTLDALDGSLAGVVTVGQAFGGDLEAVTVHTGLLAARHVLRADVTIVTQGPGNLGTGTPWGFSGVAAGEACNAVHVLGGQTIGALRISDADPRPRHRGVSHHSLTAFGRVAMGGVTLVAPRGIGSELGKQVEEDLAGQPERNLIEWVDTEGLDDALAGSPVTMSTMGRSVAEDRAYFLAAAAAGRFAAQLALFGALPA, encoded by the coding sequence GTGACTTCCTCCCCCTCCTCCCCCGCCCCGGCCTCGCGGATCCGCTGGCGTCGTGGGCGGGTCACCGAGCTGGGCCGGTCGTGGCGCGACGCGCAGGAGATGACCGTCAAGGTCTTCGACGACGAGATCCGCGCGCTCGCGCACCCGTCCCTCGTCGGCACGCCCGAGATCGGTGACGAGGTCCTGCTCAACACCACCGCGTGGGCGCAGAAGCTGGGCACCGGCGGGTACGCCCTCGTCGTCGCCGTCCCCGACCGGCTGCCGGCCGACCCGGAAGGGCTGGGCACACCAGGAGCGGGTCACCTGGTCAAGGGGCGGTACACGCCGCTGCAGGTGACGGTGCAGGGCGTCGACGAGCAGGACACCGAGCACCACGAGGCCATCGCCGCCGCCGAGGACCTCGGCGGCATGCCGGTCGTGGTGGCCGACCTGCACTCGGCGCTGCCGGCGGTGCTCGCCGGCGTGCACGTCACCGACCCGGCGCTGCGGGTGGCCTACGTGATGACCGACGGCGGGGCGCTGCCCGCCGCGTTCTCCCGGACGCTGGACGCACTGGACGGGTCGCTGGCCGGGGTGGTCACCGTGGGGCAGGCGTTCGGCGGCGACCTGGAGGCGGTCACCGTGCACACCGGGCTGCTCGCCGCCCGGCACGTGCTGCGCGCCGACGTGACGATCGTGACCCAGGGGCCGGGCAACCTGGGCACCGGGACGCCGTGGGGCTTCTCCGGGGTCGCCGCCGGGGAGGCGTGCAACGCGGTGCACGTGCTCGGCGGGCAGACCATCGGGGCGCTGCGCATCTCCGACGCCGACCCGCGGCCCCGGCACCGCGGCGTCTCGCACCACTCGCTGACCGCGTTCGGGCGGGTGGCGATGGGCGGGGTGACCCTGGTGGCGCCGCGCGGCATCGGGTCGGAGCTGGGCAAGCAGGTCGAGGAGGACCTCGCCGGGCAGCCCGAGCGGAACCTGATCGAGTGGGTGGACACCGAGGGGCTCGACGACGCGCTGGCCGGCTCACCGGTCACGATGTCCACGATGGGCCGGAGCGTCGCCGAGGACCGCGCCTACTTCCTGGCCGCGGCCGCCGCCGGCCGGTTCGCCGCGCAGCTGGCCCTGTTCGGCGCCCTGCCGGCCTGA
- a CDS encoding SDR family oxidoreductase has translation MSTALVTGVSRRAGIGFALARRFLDRGDRVVVSSWAPHDAGQPWGADDLAAVLAELGDPPHVPADLADPAAPARLVAAAREAVGPLTTLVANHARSARGRLADVTAAELDLSFAVNTRATLLLVQAFAAQYEPVAGPGSVVLFTSGQHRGPMADELPYAVSKGAVQQMTLSLADELADAGITVTCVNPGPTDTGWAGPELADAVARAMPRGRWNTPEEAAAVVSWLTGPDATSVTGQTIDAEGGFRRWR, from the coding sequence ATGTCCACCGCACTCGTCACCGGGGTCAGCCGTCGCGCCGGCATCGGCTTCGCCCTCGCCCGGCGGTTCCTCGACCGGGGCGACCGGGTCGTCGTCTCCTCGTGGGCACCGCACGACGCCGGGCAGCCGTGGGGCGCCGACGACCTGGCTGCCGTCCTGGCCGAGCTGGGCGACCCGCCGCACGTCCCCGCGGACCTCGCCGACCCGGCGGCGCCGGCCCGGCTGGTCGCCGCGGCCCGCGAGGCGGTCGGGCCGCTCACCACCCTCGTGGCCAACCACGCCCGCAGCGCCCGGGGCCGGCTGGCCGACGTCACCGCCGCCGAGCTCGACCTCTCCTTCGCGGTGAACACCCGCGCCACCCTGCTGCTGGTCCAGGCGTTCGCCGCGCAGTACGAGCCCGTGGCCGGGCCCGGCTCGGTGGTGCTGTTCACCTCCGGCCAGCACCGCGGCCCGATGGCCGACGAACTGCCCTACGCGGTGAGCAAGGGGGCGGTCCAGCAGATGACGCTGTCGCTGGCCGACGAGCTCGCCGACGCCGGGATCACCGTCACCTGCGTGAACCCCGGGCCCACCGACACCGGGTGGGCCGGTCCCGAGCTGGCCGACGCGGTCGCCCGGGCCATGCCCCGCGGCCGCTGGAACACCCCGGAGGAGGCGGCCGCCGTCGTCTCCTGGCTCACCGGCCCGGACGCCACCTCGGTGACCGGGCAGACCATCGACGCCGAGGGCGGCTTCCGACGCTGGCGCTGA
- the pafA gene encoding Pup--protein ligase, giving the protein MERRIFGIETEYGVTCTFRGQRRLSPDEVARYLFRRVVSWGRSSNVFLRNGSRLYLDVGSHPEYATAECDDLTELVVHDKAGERILEGLMVDAEQRLKEEGVTGDIYLFKNNTDSAGNSYGCHENYLVGRQGEFGRLADVLIPFLVSRQMVVGAGKVLHTPRGAVYCVSQRAEHIWEGVSSATTRSRPIINTRDEPHADAEKYRRLHVIVGDSNMNETTTLLKVAITDLVLKMIEQGVVVRDMTLENPIRAIREISHDMTGRRKVRLANGREMSALEIQTEYHDRAAEFVDREGLGPVHRQMLELWGRTLKAVDTGDLGLIDREIDWASKYRLIERYRAKHDLPLSSPRVSQLDLAYHDIRRGRGLYYLLERAGQVERVAHDPLIFEAKNVPPQTTRAKLRGEFIRRAQEKRRDFTVDWVHLKLNDQAQRTVLCKDPFKSVDERVEKLISSM; this is encoded by the coding sequence GTGGAACGACGGATCTTCGGCATCGAGACCGAGTACGGCGTCACCTGCACCTTCCGGGGGCAGCGCCGCCTCTCCCCGGACGAGGTCGCCCGGTACCTGTTCCGCCGGGTGGTCTCCTGGGGGCGCAGCTCCAACGTCTTCCTGCGCAACGGGTCCCGGCTCTACCTGGACGTGGGCAGCCACCCCGAGTACGCCACCGCCGAGTGCGACGACCTCACCGAGCTCGTCGTCCACGACAAGGCCGGCGAGCGGATCCTCGAAGGGCTGATGGTCGACGCCGAGCAGCGCCTCAAGGAAGAGGGCGTCACCGGCGACATCTACCTGTTCAAGAACAACACCGACTCCGCGGGCAACAGCTACGGCTGCCACGAGAACTACCTGGTCGGCCGGCAGGGCGAGTTCGGCCGGCTCGCCGACGTCCTCATCCCGTTCCTGGTCAGCCGGCAGATGGTGGTCGGTGCGGGCAAGGTGCTGCACACCCCGCGCGGCGCCGTCTACTGCGTGAGCCAGCGCGCCGAGCACATCTGGGAAGGCGTCTCCAGCGCCACCACCCGCTCCCGGCCGATCATCAACACCCGCGACGAGCCGCACGCCGACGCCGAGAAGTACCGCCGGCTGCACGTCATCGTCGGCGACTCGAACATGAACGAGACCACGACGCTGCTCAAGGTCGCCATCACCGACCTGGTGCTGAAGATGATCGAGCAGGGCGTCGTCGTTCGGGACATGACCCTGGAGAACCCGATCCGGGCCATCCGCGAGATCAGCCACGACATGACCGGACGGCGCAAGGTCCGGCTGGCCAACGGCCGCGAGATGTCGGCGCTGGAGATCCAGACCGAGTACCACGACCGGGCCGCGGAGTTCGTCGACCGGGAGGGCCTCGGCCCCGTGCACCGGCAGATGCTGGAGCTGTGGGGGCGCACCCTCAAGGCGGTCGACACCGGCGACCTCGGCCTCATCGACCGGGAGATCGACTGGGCCAGCAAGTACCGGCTCATCGAGCGCTACCGGGCCAAGCACGACCTGCCGCTGTCCAGCCCGCGGGTGTCCCAGCTCGACCTCGCCTACCACGACATCCGGCGCGGCCGCGGTCTGTACTACCTGCTGGAGAGGGCCGGCCAGGTCGAGCGGGTGGCGCACGACCCGCTGATCTTCGAGGCCAAGAACGTGCCGCCGCAGACCACCCGCGCCAAGCTGCGCGGTGAGTTCATCCGGCGGGCGCAGGAGAAGCGCCGCGACTTCACCGTCGACTGGGTGCACCTCAAGCTCAACGACCAGGCGCAGCGCACCGTGCTGTGCAAGGACCCGTTCAAGTCCGTCGACGAACGCGTGGAGAAGCTCATCTCCAGCATGTGA
- the prcA gene encoding proteasome subunit alpha — protein MTMPYYASAEQVMRDRSEYARKGISRGRSVAVLTYDDGVLFIAENPSSTLHKVGEIYDRIGFAAVGRYSEFESLRVAGVRLADVRGYSYNRRDVTGRIVANAYAQTLGAIFTEQMKPYEVELCVAEVGDTADSDQLYRLTFDGSVVDEPDFVVMGGQAEAVTANLRQHFTAGLGLAEALRVGVQALSAVSPATSANGGGHDQLPAEQLEVAVLDRRRPKRTFRRVTGAALRALLSNEPAPEPAAPAEAAGHVHAPSAPAPGTPAGLGDPAAVDTAGGTEQASAQPATTDGVGGGTDGPAPDEASGDTTGQ, from the coding sequence ATGACGATGCCGTACTACGCCTCCGCCGAGCAGGTCATGCGCGACCGCTCGGAGTACGCCCGCAAGGGCATCTCCCGCGGCCGCAGCGTCGCCGTCCTCACCTACGACGACGGCGTGCTGTTCATCGCCGAGAACCCCAGCTCCACGCTGCACAAGGTGGGCGAGATCTACGACCGGATCGGGTTCGCCGCGGTCGGCCGGTACTCGGAGTTCGAGAGCCTGCGGGTCGCCGGCGTCCGGCTGGCCGACGTGCGCGGCTACTCCTACAACCGGCGCGACGTCACCGGCCGGATCGTCGCCAACGCGTACGCGCAGACCCTCGGGGCGATCTTCACCGAGCAGATGAAGCCCTACGAGGTGGAGCTCTGCGTCGCCGAGGTCGGCGACACCGCCGACAGCGACCAGCTGTACCGGCTCACCTTCGACGGCTCGGTCGTCGACGAACCCGACTTCGTGGTGATGGGCGGCCAGGCCGAGGCGGTCACCGCCAACCTCCGCCAGCACTTCACCGCCGGCCTGGGGCTGGCCGAGGCCCTGCGGGTCGGCGTCCAGGCGCTGTCCGCGGTCAGCCCGGCCACCAGCGCCAACGGCGGGGGCCACGACCAGCTGCCCGCCGAGCAGCTGGAGGTGGCCGTGCTCGACCGCCGCCGCCCCAAGCGGACGTTCCGCCGGGTGACCGGCGCCGCGCTGCGGGCGCTGCTGAGCAACGAGCCGGCACCCGAGCCGGCCGCGCCTGCGGAGGCAGCCGGCCACGTGCACGCGCCCAGCGCCCCGGCGCCGGGCACCCCGGCGGGCCTCGGCGACCCGGCGGCGGTCGACACGGCCGGCGGCACCGAGCAGGCGTCGGCCCAGCCGGCGACCACCGACGGTGTCGGCGGCGGCACCGACGGGCCCGCGCCGGACGAGGCCTCCGGCGACACGACCGGGCAGTGA
- the prcB gene encoding proteasome subunit beta: MSEFATGRSGFPPAYLDRVGSSFTDFLGSTAPDLLPGRRTLPSTPVGDLAPHGTTIVAATFDGGVLMGGDRRATMGNLISSRDIEKVYPADSWSVIGIAGAAGIAIEMVRLYQVELEHYEKIEGVTMSLDGKANRLAAMIRGNLGAALQGLAVVPLFAGYDLDAAEGASPGRIFSYDVTGGNYEENGYTAVGSGSLFARSSLKKTWRPGLSAEAATRTVVEALYDAADDDSATGGPDMVRKLFPIVYRVDAEGAVRLTDDEVSSVASALVAERSATDGQG; this comes from the coding sequence GTGAGCGAGTTCGCAACCGGTCGGAGCGGGTTCCCACCCGCGTACCTGGACCGGGTCGGGTCCTCCTTCACCGACTTCCTCGGCAGCACCGCGCCCGACCTGCTGCCCGGCCGGCGCACGCTCCCCAGCACGCCGGTGGGTGACCTCGCACCGCACGGCACGACCATCGTGGCGGCCACCTTCGACGGCGGCGTGCTGATGGGCGGCGACCGCCGGGCCACCATGGGCAACCTCATCTCCAGCCGCGACATCGAGAAGGTCTACCCGGCCGACTCCTGGTCGGTGATCGGCATCGCCGGCGCCGCCGGGATCGCGATCGAGATGGTCCGGCTCTACCAGGTGGAGCTGGAGCACTACGAGAAGATCGAGGGCGTCACGATGTCCCTCGACGGCAAGGCGAACCGGCTGGCCGCGATGATCCGCGGCAACCTCGGCGCCGCGCTCCAGGGCCTCGCCGTCGTCCCGCTGTTCGCCGGCTACGACCTCGACGCCGCCGAGGGCGCGAGCCCGGGCCGGATCTTCAGCTACGACGTCACCGGCGGCAACTACGAGGAGAACGGCTACACGGCCGTGGGCTCCGGCTCGCTGTTCGCCCGCAGCTCCCTGAAGAAGACCTGGCGCCCAGGCCTGTCGGCCGAGGCCGCCACCCGCACCGTCGTCGAGGCGCTCTACGACGCCGCCGACGACGACTCCGCAACCGGCGGCCCGGACATGGTCCGCAAGCTGTTCCCGATCGTCTACCGGGTCGACGCCGAGGGTGCGGTCCGGCTCACCGACGACGAGGTCTCCAGCGTCGCCTCCGCTCTCGTCGCGGAGCGCTCGGCCACGGACGGGCAGGGCTGA
- a CDS encoding endonuclease VII domain-containing protein — MKPVEEFPLTRRGQARYTYCKPCHNIRGKPSKERVGGSRTYHLKRRYGITAEVADVMLADQGGLCGLCRMAPAAHVDHDHATGAVRDLLCFNCNGGLGQFRDDPALLRAAARYVEAHRAGQAADGRALGALSRPESPPVGSSQRPPRGSTAGRQTRRTSTDGRRTAAGEADG, encoded by the coding sequence GTGAAGCCGGTGGAGGAGTTTCCACTCACGCGCCGGGGCCAGGCGCGCTACACCTACTGCAAACCGTGCCACAACATCCGCGGCAAGCCTTCGAAGGAGAGGGTTGGCGGTTCGCGGACTTATCATTTGAAGAGGCGGTACGGGATCACGGCCGAGGTGGCTGACGTGATGCTGGCCGACCAGGGCGGCCTGTGCGGGCTCTGCCGGATGGCACCGGCGGCGCACGTCGATCACGACCACGCGACCGGCGCCGTCCGCGACCTGCTCTGCTTCAACTGCAACGGCGGCCTGGGGCAGTTCCGGGACGACCCGGCCCTGCTGCGCGCCGCCGCCCGGTACGTCGAGGCCCACCGGGCCGGTCAGGCGGCGGACGGACGTGCCCTCGGAGCGCTCAGCCGCCCCGAGAGCCCGCCGGTAGGGTCGTCGCAGCGTCCACCGCGCGGCTCGACCGCCGGTCGGCAGACGCGCCGGACCAGCACGGACGGCCGCCGGACGGCGGCAGGAGAGGCGGATGGGTGA
- a CDS encoding ubiquitin-like protein Pup, with product MATRDTGGQQRSTRSREETDEVEASVDTEASERTKEVTDDVDSLLDEIDGVLEENAEEFVRAYVQKGGQ from the coding sequence ATGGCCACCAGGGACACCGGCGGGCAGCAGCGGTCCACGCGTTCGCGTGAGGAGACCGACGAGGTCGAGGCCTCGGTCGACACCGAGGCGAGCGAGCGCACCAAGGAAGTGACCGACGACGTCGATTCTCTTCTCGACGAGATCGACGGCGTGCTGGAAGAAAATGCAGAGGAATTCGTTAGGGCATATGTACAAAAAGGGGGCCAATAG
- the dop gene encoding depupylase/deamidase Dop: MSVRRVMGTELEYGISVPGQPGANPTTLSSQVVNAWAVAEAPTPRRPRWDFEEESPLRDARGFDLSPATALDHNDPDEDSGMANVILTNGARLYVDHAHPEYSTPEVTNPRDVVLWDKAGERIMAEAARRAARVPGTQPIQLYKNNTDGKGASYGAHENYLMDRRTPFIDIIKGLIPFFVTRQVFAGAGRVGIGTEGRTDGFQLSQRADFFEVEVGLETTLKRPIINTRDEPHANPDEYRRLHVIIGDANLAELSTYLKVGTAALVLAMIEARALDRDLTIDEPVEALQAISHDPSLTHRVRMRDGRRLTAIEVQREYLAMAERYVAAQGGGGAQGADDAQTADVLRRWAAVLDDLEADPMRLADQLDWPAKLRLLEGYRQRDGLAWGDARLKLVDLQYSDVRPDKGLYHRLVARGSMQRLVTDEEVTRAMTTPPEDTRAYFRGECLRRYPGQVSAASWDSVVFDVGRDNLVRIPTMEPLRGTREHVGALFESTSTAAELVDTITGG; this comes from the coding sequence ATGAGCGTGCGACGGGTCATGGGGACCGAGCTGGAGTACGGCATCTCGGTGCCCGGGCAGCCGGGGGCGAACCCGACCACGCTGTCCAGCCAGGTGGTCAACGCGTGGGCGGTCGCCGAGGCCCCGACGCCGAGGCGGCCGCGCTGGGACTTCGAGGAGGAGTCGCCGCTGCGCGACGCCCGCGGGTTCGACCTCTCGCCGGCGACCGCACTGGACCACAACGACCCCGACGAGGACTCCGGGATGGCCAACGTCATCCTCACCAACGGAGCCCGGCTCTACGTCGACCACGCCCACCCCGAGTACTCCACGCCCGAGGTGACCAACCCGCGTGACGTCGTCCTCTGGGACAAGGCGGGGGAGCGGATCATGGCCGAGGCGGCCCGCCGGGCCGCGCGGGTGCCCGGCACCCAGCCCATCCAGCTGTACAAGAACAACACCGACGGCAAGGGCGCCTCCTACGGCGCGCACGAGAACTACCTGATGGACCGCCGGACGCCGTTCATCGACATCATCAAGGGCCTCATCCCGTTCTTCGTCACCCGCCAGGTGTTCGCCGGCGCCGGCCGGGTCGGCATCGGCACCGAGGGGCGCACCGACGGCTTCCAGCTGTCCCAGCGGGCGGACTTCTTCGAGGTCGAGGTCGGCCTGGAGACCACGCTCAAGCGGCCGATCATCAACACCCGCGACGAGCCGCACGCCAACCCCGACGAGTACCGCCGGCTGCACGTGATCATCGGCGATGCCAACCTCGCCGAGCTGTCCACCTACCTCAAGGTCGGGACGGCGGCGCTGGTGCTCGCGATGATCGAGGCGCGCGCCCTGGACCGTGACCTGACCATCGACGAGCCGGTCGAGGCGCTGCAGGCGATCAGCCACGACCCGTCGCTGACCCACCGGGTGCGGATGCGCGACGGCCGGCGGCTCACCGCGATCGAGGTGCAGCGCGAGTACCTGGCGATGGCGGAGCGCTACGTGGCCGCGCAGGGCGGTGGAGGGGCGCAGGGCGCGGACGACGCCCAGACCGCCGACGTGCTGCGCCGCTGGGCGGCGGTGCTCGACGACCTGGAGGCGGACCCGATGCGGCTGGCCGACCAGCTGGACTGGCCGGCCAAGCTGCGGCTGCTGGAGGGGTACCGCCAGCGCGACGGCCTGGCCTGGGGTGACGCGCGGCTGAAGCTGGTCGACCTGCAGTACTCCGACGTGCGGCCGGACAAGGGGCTGTACCACCGGCTGGTGGCCCGGGGCTCGATGCAGCGGCTGGTGACCGACGAGGAGGTCACCCGGGCGATGACGACCCCGCCGGAGGACACCCGGGCGTACTTCCGCGGCGAGTGCCTGCGCCGCTACCCGGGCCAGGTGTCGGCCGCGTCCTGGGACTCGGTCGTCTTCGACGTGGGCCGGGACAACCTCGTGCGGATCCCCACCATGGAGCCGCTGCGGGGCACCCGCGAGCACGTGGGCGCGCTGTTCGAGTCGACCTCGACCGCCGCGGAGCTCGTGGACACCATCACCGGCGGCTGA